tatatatatatatatatatatatatatatatatatatatatatatatatatatatatatatatatatatatatatatatatatttagttatgtattaagattagtatatatatatatatataatctattaatacttataatatcctaaaatgtttatttgatatataatttaattaatgttatatcaatataaatgttattatattagttaaaaagtaatattatgtaatatcggtatacttatatattcttatataaattTCTTCTGTTTGCAAAATATTCATGATAATGACACTAGAATAaagatattaatagttataatactaataataataataatgctagtgaTAATATTAAGTTCAATAAAGATGATGTTTTTGATATAATAATGTCAAGATAAAATATTAGTTTTCATAAAAACAATATTCTTAATAATAGTAGTGATTTTGATAAACATGATGGTTTTATTAGAAATTTtactaatcatattattaatgatactaatactaatatttataataataaactgTATTATTttcatagtataataataatactacactagtaatacttataataataatattagttataatacttataacaatgataataataataactatattaataataatattaatcataataatatttataatactaataataataataatcataatgataataataataatgatagtaataataatacttgtagtaataataacaactactaataatactaatagcaTAACAATAaaatcaatcataatcataataaaaatgataatgatgataataataataataataataataataataataataataatagtaataataataataataataataataataataataatagtaataataataataatgataataataataataataataataataataataataataataataataataataataataataataataataataatagaagtaataataataaaatggctaCCTTTAAaaataagcttcctaaaaaaaaACTGCCGTCccccgggctcgaacccccaacctctcgcATACCGAAATAACTCCTTAACCATTCAGGTTGTTGCCTATTTTCTGATTTAATACAAAACTAGAATTTATTTAACCTATAACTTCTGTTTCTCTCTATTATTCATCTTCTTCACAGGATCATTCGACCATAGTGTTTATAATCAAAATAACGAATTCAAGTTTTGTTTAAGGTTTATAAATAACTAGAAATCAAAAAATGAGTTTCTTGTTAATCaaaaaaaaattcaaagaaaaCACATCAGCTTCTTGTTCGTCGCTGTTGTgaaggaagaaaaaaaattaacTTTGATTTTGAGAACTTTTTAGACCAAACTTACAACATGAATTTAGTTCCAAATCTTTCCTAAAatctttatcaatcatcaatttaactgaaaaCTTCAACACAATTACGAATTTCACGATGGACACTTCCTTTGACTTTTGAgtttaaaactttgactcagaaattaagATTCAAGAAAAGGAATTGAAGcctcaaactttgcagatagtttacacAATTGAATCCTAACATGAATGCATTTTTATATTTTGACAATTTCTTCGAATTCGATTTATGAGTAAAAAGTTGTTCGTGCAGGGTACCGATGGGTCTTGTTTAAGTTTCTAGTTTTGATTTTCAAATGGCTTCAGTAGACTTGCTATATTGTATAATTGATGGATGTCGTAACAATAGTTAATCCCATTTGTTTTGTATCGACCAGTGATTTTGACGCATAACAAATCTAGACAGAATCATTCTTTATCAGAAGGaaacaaaggaaaaaaaaataacagTTGTTAATGATTTGTACTGAAATTGATTTTAAATAGATTTGGATTGATCTTATAACTAATCCTTGAGACACAGACAAAGTAAAAAATTCGATGTTGAAAGAAACAACTACATATACCTTTATTTATAattacgtatgattattaattaataattaataataataataataataataataataataataataataataataataataatactaatattataaaaaatactaatactaacaataatagaattattaataataatatcaaaataacactagaattgataaaattattaataaaagaAATGAAAATAGTAATTTTAACATAGAATAAAAGTTTttagtaatatcaataatattaataatacttgtacatatcaaatattatattttatatatatattatatatatattttatattaaaaatatttatatcactaatagaattagtagtaatgatattaatgttatcaaataatactaaaaatgatattaataacattattaatgataatactaataaatcttATCATTTTCTAATAAttgtaatgataaatgataatgataataatttatgataataataattcttaataataatatctaataacaattaatattaatatacacatcaataataatgaatgtaataatcatAACATGTCAATCATATTATAACATGTCAatcatattataacttgtaattatatatatatatatatatatatatatatatatatatatatatatatatacatatatatatatatatatatatatatatatttatattttactgtGTTTAAatacatctttatatatatatatatatatatatatatatatatatattaataaatattaatagaattataatatcatgtatcttattttacatcttttttttcaaatggttaatttatattttataatttcaagttaatatacatatacctacaattatatatacatatttatttgcaaacaattgttcgtaaatcgtcaggaatagtcaaggaTTAAataaatccatgtaaacagttcaaaaattttaagactcaacattacagactttacttatcgtgtcgaattcatataagaataaagtttaaatttggtcggaaatctccgggttgtcacagcaagtctccacggtctgacctgcggtcgatcGTTGTCCTAATCGTGTAGCTCATTTTTCATTTTAAGCCttatttggttttggtcttttgctagagtaaatgcgtattagtgaacttgtatctttatgtcaagatgtctatcatcacttttagttatgtgcatatttcatcatcaaaacacttattgttatggttTAAGATtggtatagtcattaagcataatcacACATTATCCccttttttgatgatgacaaacacataagtgatggtggacatttatctataaatatgatcaagtgttaacatcacttatcccACTTTCTCCTCCTTTTATTGAAGGAAAAAGGTTAGCTCCCTCTGAAACTAAGCTCGCCCTAAGACAAATGCTCTCCCTTGAACCGTACACGGTGGAAAAAGTAGTAATCACAACACATCAAAAGACACAAATTTTATTCATTCAACACAAGAAGTACACACATAAACACCAATCATAAAGAGCACACGGGAGAATCATGCAATAAATATCTCATACAAGAGTTACATGATTTTGACAGGGATTTAAGAGTTGTGATCGGAGGTGTGATGATTTTTCCTGATGATATCCTCAAGTTTGGTTAACTGTTGACCAATTTTCATAATATTTTCATGAATTACATTGTTTTGTCCCTTAGGTGAGAGAGAACGAAAATTAGGAGGATTTTCTGATGAAGGTTCATGAATTTGTTTGGTTGAAGTTCTACATATTGGGTTTGAAGATGCTTGAGTGGCATGGTGAAGGGGAGATGTTATACCAACATATGTGAATAGTTTGGTCAGATGTAGACCATACGGAAGGGACATATGAAGATTTTGAGCCGCATGTTGCATTCTTTATACCATGAGAAATGTGACATTTACTTTGAATAAGTTCAAGAGACACCATAGGAGAGTGATCTCATTTGCGTCAAGACGCCGAAGTTGTTCACCCTTTCCATAGACGTTTGAAGTAATGATCTGTTGCCAAAGATCACACATTGGAGCAAGATGATGATAAAGAAATCCATCCTCATAGATGGGATCGGTTCTGAGTGTTCCATTACATAATGTTTCAAGAACACTATCTCTCTTTACCCATTTGGAAAATTCATTAAAGGAATTTGGGTTTAGTAAGAATTCATAGATGGAAGTTTTTGTAGAATTCTTTGATATGAAGAAGGTAAAGTGGTCCTCTTAGATGGAGGAAGGCATCCCACTTAATTTTGGATAGATTGCCAAGAGAGTAACTAGACAAGTGATGTGTAAGCACTTCTCTTCCCTCAACAATGGACCACATTTCTTAGGATTAAATGGTGATGAGTTTGCTTGCTTTCATGATTGATTTATAGAGAGTTGTGGATATGAATGATGATAAGCACCTAACTTTGATGCTTTTTTCACCAATTTGCAGTGGTGAAATTGATTGCATCTCGATACTTTATCGTGCTTTCAAATCATTTAAGGAATGGAGCAAAGCGTGATAGACTGTCTACGGCTTAGTCCACGATCGATCGTAGGGTTAGCCGTGCTTatgatttatttgatttatttggtTTCTTTCAAAAGTTATAGTTTACCACAAACATAAAgttatagttacttaatacgatttttttaaaaactttttcgaTGTTCAATAAGATTTAAACAACACTTGATCATATCAATCAACTTAAACCATTGTGggatgtgtttatgtttgtaatagtgcggaatgtaaagtaaagaacataaacacaaggatttatagtggttcgtgtggatgttaactaatccaccttaatccactctccAATCCACTAATCAggatttttgcttcactaagcacctttctccaaaaCCGGTGGAGAACCGATTTAtaagccttgtacttctccttagacaacaaacctaatccttctatccctttgaaagattacctccaacttagatcaacttgtcttcaccttggacaagtattaatctccaatgagattaatcaactccctagttccttTTAAGGAATAAGATAGCTacgctagcatatgcttctaattacaaagtacaaagacccacccttttctagtgatgacaatcctaagacaattctaaggattattacaacactatgcaaacttacaaagataagaatttgaaagtaagtttacaacacctcttttataatctatgagattataaaacttctcttgctaatcacaaacatatgtatgaatgttatgttcttgtgattctctgatgattttgagttgtagcatgcaagaggtccaagtcttcaaagttctccaagccttgctatttatatggagatatAAACAAGTAATCCAAGTCTGCGGCTtgactcacggtcgaccgtgggtcgaccgcacgcgATCCAGTCCAAAAATGTATCCATTGTATAGTCGTTTGAATTagttttggacatcactctttggacactttacttcatttaacacttacaaaagatacccaacatcctatacaagtactatatgcactaaatgtccatttaccttggatgtattgccttgatagtgacttatcatgctcATAGtgaaaagtctaacattcttggatacaagtcatgataatcatttgaggcaatctcagttttgtcataatcctttatttgtaattaacacatttgctaaatctctatgggttggtcaacatgtcattgatgacacaaacccactttaatcacaaagcatgatagtgttcaaatttgaacttgtttgtaattaattaagtgtgttaaagatgtcttgacaatttaagcaagtagtaacaattaagcatgttgcaagacatcaagttaaatcaAGTATAAActaattcataaacttaattttagacctaagcaaacctatgtgtgttaattaTTCATTGTCTTTTAAGATCACTAGATTATAACATTTTAAGCATTATCCAAGTAGCacaagcatatattgaagtagtccaaacaCTAGTTGGTGTAATTtaacttgtaacacatagcaagacatggtccatacatatattaaataactacttagcatttagcacttagcacatagtcaaataatacacatgtattaatagcaagtagtcaagtaatattcatgtaatgactatcAAGAGATCACTAAATAATTTAGAATTAAACATATAGTGACTACATAACATTGAGTCAagactatgtaagttttacttgcaaaatgacatttacaagattaatgtataagtatacattaatatccaacacatgtacaagaaaAGAGCAATTCTttattgggacttggtgaccatcctaagaatgtctagatacattttagattaCTTGTTTTCCTAACACACTTATGTGTTTTCCATAATcaaggcttaatcgtcattaaggtttcattaggcgtgattaatcaagattagtgttctagtgaccaaaactcctttgagtatgaaggaggcaactattccaagcatgtttgaacaggtttcatgaattatagatgccccgaagtagtcGAACTAAAATCGATGGAATTTGGGACAGAAGGTTCTACGGTCAATCCATGGTcaaccgtggagtcgaccgtgcaaccCAGATTTCATAAATCTGGGTGCAAGTCTCTACGACCATGGTTCTAACCATGTAGCTCAGTTTTCCTTTTAAGCCTgatttggttttggtcttttgctagagtaagtgtggattagtgaacttatatatttatgtcaagatgtctatcatcacctttagttatgtgtatatgtcatcatcaaaacacttattattATGAGTTAAGATTaatatagtcattaagcataatcacACATTatcccacattctcccccaacaggGCATTTATATACTCATCATTGTTTTtgatacattcattattattatgagtTAAAAGGTTATACAATAGTCAATAGAACATGTTAATGGATATTTTACCGCGGATGTTTCAAAATTGGTATAGATGGATATATCCAATGTTGAAAAAAGCGTGAGACGGGATCGAGACGGTCGGGACATTAAAACGTCGAGACAGGGGCCGATACGGAAGTtaacatgtatatatacacacacacacacatacatattttaaagccaaaaaatCTTCGTCGATCAGTTTGTATCTATAATCGCAATTATCGTTAATATAATACAGAGGAGTGTCAATTTTGATCGATTTAACCCGACTTTTGACCGATTTTAACCGAATTTTGTACTTTTGATCGGCGTTGACCCGACCTTTCCCGCATTTGACCTAACTATTGATCGTTGATCGACTTATTTGAGGATGGTGAAGGAGGAGTCCACGGCCAAAGATAAGAGGGAGAGAAACGATGCAGTTTAATTTTTTGGAATGAGGATAAAACCTAATATAATACTCCGTAGCTAATTAACAAAATTTACGACTGATCGGCCCATAGGGTAGGGAGTTCatggactttttaaaattttataaattgacACGAAGCATTTAAAGCCTTACGATTAACGGAGTCAAAAACGTCAAACCGCTAACGGTCGACGGGTTTAAAATATCAAAATTAAGAATAAAAATTCTTAACATATAAATAATcaacaaataaatattacaaataatatttatggCAAACATTATAACATAAAATGTTATCTCCTACACGTAAAACACGAAAGTCAACTAATGGTCGTTAAAGAATTTGCGGAAAATGtttggtcattacattacccatctgctaatgaaatttcgtcccgaaatttagctaGTGGCAGTCGCTGTTGTTGTAACTAAAATAAgtacgggtatttttgtttcatctggtcctcACGCTCCAAGGGAACTCGAGTCCTTGTCTAGTATTCCAACGAACCATAACAATTGGTATGTTACCTTGCTTGAGTCTCGTGACATTAGAGATTAGAATTTTTTACTTGTGAACAGCTTTGACCAGACTTTTCCGCATTtaacctgacttttgaccgttaattgacttattaaaagaCGGGACGGGATAAGACAGACTAGTCTCCAAAACGTCGTAATGGGCGTCGCAACATATGTAACAAGCGTCGTTTATAACGGTGGATATATCACACCCAAATTATTATATTCTCAAGTTCAAAAATGAGGTGTAGATATAAATACACCTGTTACACAAGTGGAATTAAAGTGGGTATAGGTTAGTTTGCCCACCACTTCACCTGCCTCCTACTTAGGGCTGTGCATGGTCCATACCCGGACCGGACCAGACAATACCCGGACCGAACCGAAACCCAAATTAACATGAAAATAGGAACCGAGGACTGGACCATAAATATATGGTTTGGTTCGGTCCGGTTCTAGCTTCGGTCCAAACGGTTCGGGTAAAAACCCGACCCGTTTATATCCTTTCGAAAAAATAATATACATAATTTTATATATTCCCATATTTACGACGCACTTCATATAATtatcaatatatacatacataaattaaAAAAACTTAGCATACAGATAAAACTaatccaagtttaaaatcaaagttACCCTTTCATAATAACTAATATGATACTTGTTCACAATCGTTATCACGTACGAGTTTTGATTATTCAAAACCTACTATCAACAAGATGTATTGAATAAGGAAGAAAACTAAAAACACAAGAATACAAGATATATGCATATTAAAAGTAATATAGTATTAAGAAATTGTATGCTTTAATTCGCAGTTGTATAGAAAAAGAGAAGATATATACCAACTTTAGAGTTTTTAACCAAGTATTGAGGCAAAACAAATTACTTATACGTAATATGTTAATTATTGAGACAATAATTGTATGaagaaaatatgtatatataaatatttttagaccAACaaactattttatttttattttttgtgaaAAGCAAGGAAAAACTTTATTACTATGAGTGTTTATATACTAAGGAATCTTTATTTGATGCAAATTCTATAATGGAACTGAGTTGTTATATATCCAGAGAAGAtgattatgtacatatatatcggtttattcggttcggtccAAAATCATGGTTTTTCGGGTATGACCCGAACCGGACCGAAACCCGAAATAATCCAAATATGTGGACCAAGGACCGGACCAAATATTCTCGGGTATTTCGGTTTCAGTTCGGTTCCTCCTCAGTCCTCGGTTTTTTTCGGTTCTACCCGAACCATGAACACCCCTACTCCTACTACTACTACATTACATTACATACGTTACAATTCTTCACTTCTTGTTCATATCGCCAAATCCCCTGTTTCTCTGTTTTCTTCGCCCCCTAAATAAATCCCTCCCATTTTCATTCATCAACTCAAACAAAAATGTCTTCTTCTTTCTCTGTTCCTTGCCCTAAAACTTGTGCTTTAATTGCACCCAATCTTAACCCTAATAAACGCAATCACCGAAACACATCTGTTGTTCTATTTCATTCTGATCTTAAACCCAATTTCTCATTGGTTTCAAAACCATCATCTTCTATACAATCTCTGCAGGTAATTTTGAAGAATTTAGTTTTTTTTCTTGAAAACTTAAAAAAGATTTAGTTTTTATGATTGGTTAGGGTCGATGTTGAAATTATGATAATGGGTTTGCTGGATTTTTCATTTCTTAAGTTGCTTTTTTAATGAAAATGTGATTGAATAGATATAAAATgttactagtattaattattaatgtattaCTATGATTGAGCCTTAAAATAAGCTAAAGCCAAACACCCCCTAAGTTAGATAGTTGGTTGAACAGTTTATTCCAAGTATGATATTGCTTATATTCAAATTGTACTTGATATGGCTTTTAGATTATTAGTTGACAAAATTGTACTTGTAACGCATAATAACCTCCCCAATCATTGTTTTCAGGATATTATATTATTGTATGTGAACTAGTACTGTATTAGTAAGAAATGTTGTGTTATATATGAGACACTCATTATTTTGTATTGCTGTATAATTTTGACAAATATCGTTTTGGGTCAACCCAACTCGTATCAACTAACTCGTTACCCGACTTGCCCATTTTGTCACCTCTTGTCGACGACATGTATAAAATAGCCATATGAACAATGGAAAAAGCCATTTTGGATTCATCTAATGTCTTAGAAAAcgtacttccttaaagatcaataTCGTTAGAAGGTGAAAGTATTCTGGCATTTTTATAGTTTAGAAAATATGCATAATAATAAAAACTCGATTGGTAGAATTTATTCTCTCTATTTGAGTCGTGTTAATGCAATAATTTGAATATAGTGTCCTTAAGAATCAAAATTACTGTAACTTTACTGCCTTCTTCATATTTATATTCGTTTACTGTGTAAATATATTGTTTGCTAACTTATAAGGTGTTCTGTTGGCAACTAAGAGGAACCAGAATGGTGCTGTGAAAGTGTCTGCTAAGCTTGATGAAGTAAGATATTTAATACTAATATACTATCAAGTGCATAATATTAAATATTGCTTTTTTTGTTAGTTTATAATGTGTATTCGTTACAAAAAAAAATTCAGGTTGCTCATGAGAAATCATCGAAAGATAAGTCAGACGAATCCAGCAAAATATCTTCGAAGGACACGGTTCCTGATATTGCATCCTTCTCTGCATTCATGAATCAAGTTGCAGGGCTTGTAGAGTATGTCATTATTATGATTTTTGTTCTATTCTGAAATACAAAAAAAGAATTCGCATTAATCGGTGCTATTATCATCTCATATTTTAGGCTTGTGGATTCACGAGATATAATGGAGCTGCAGCTAAAACAAGATGATTATGAGGTCGTTATTAGAAAGAAAGAAGCTTTACCGCCTCCTCCTGCACCTCCTATGATGGTGATGCAATCTTCACAGCCGCAGGCTATGTTTCATTCACAACCGGCCCCACCACAGGCGGCTGCTCCTCCTTCAGCCGCAGCTCCTTCTGCATCACCGCCAACGTTACCTGCCGCTTCGAAACCAAAGTCCTCGCATCCGCCACTAAAATGCCCCATGGCTGGAACATTCTATCGTGCACCTGCACCCGGAGCTCCTCCGTTTGTGAAGGTAAACTATTCATCATGCATTTAGGCAGGgttgcagaactcggaattactcggcGAGTATTTCGTTTATGCAACTCGGCGAGTACACGGTCAAACTTTGTCAAAACTCGGTGAAACTCGACCAAAACTCTTGATTACTCAGAAAACCGGTCAAAACTCAGAATTACTCGGAAGACGGTCAAAATCGGTAAGAAGTTAAACTTGGTCAACATCTGAGTACTCACCCATTTGCCGAGTGTTCCTAAAAAGTCCGACTGGGTACtccatgagtagagatttttgcaaCCTTGTATTTAGGTCAGATGGGACGGTTGGGAAACATGTCAAATGGGTCAATTTCGTACTGCTCAAAATGGGCCCAGTTGACACACCAACACTTTTGGAAATTTTATCAACAGTTATCGTGTTAGCCTAGTAATTACTATCAGGAAAGCAATTATGTTTACTCTACTCTTTGAATAGAATGATCAAGAAGATTAAATACTTTCAAATGGACTTAGGGCAACTTATGAACCATTTGACCCATTCCCCTTCTCActaatatattaactttacctcTCTAAGATGAAACAACCCAAACCTAACCTTTTATTCCTCACATTTCCAACATGAATATGATACTCTCTTCTTTATTTATTTGTTTTCATTGAAAAAGAGAGGTTTGTTTAACTCCTGATACTTACCAGGTTGGAGACAAGGTTCAAAAAGGTCAAGTAATATGCATTATTGAGGCAATGAAGTTGATGAATGAGATCGAGGTAAAGTAACGCCCTAAAACAATTCGCCTTATTTCTGATGAACCTAAATTTATGTTACGTGGCCCCTTAACGTTCAATAAAAAGACAAGCTAAAATTATCATATGCGAATACGCCCCGACCTTTTCCCGTAAACGTTTAGCGATTTTAGTCAAATGTCTATGTGTACGAAGAATACAATAATAATAGTTAGTAAGTGTTCTGCTTTCTGAAGTTTCACATGGTTAAAATTTAGGCGGTATCTCCATCAAAGGATCATAGTAACGAAAGTCGAATTGATGCTTTATACTTATTAGTTAGTGCTGTGATTTTACATTAAGGAAGTATGTATGATGTTTGTGTTTTTTGATGATTGTTATTTATGTTGTTTTGTTAGGCTGATCAATCCGGAACCATAGTTGATATTATTGCTGAGGATGGGAAACCAGTTAGCTTAGATActgtaactctctctctctctctctctctctctctctctctctatatatatatatatatatatatatacacacacatatacatatacacagacGTTCTACCTGCGCACCCTCACGGAATATTTTGTTCTAGATTCAACTAACGTCGCCTTTTTCTTCTGCAGCCTTTACTTGTTATTGAGCCATGAGGAGACAAGTTACTATATGATATGTGATGAGTGCATAGGTCAAGTCATGTGTGATATTTAAGTTAAACTTTGCTCATGTATCATTAAAATAATCCATTATCCATTATATACAAGATGAATGCATAAATGATCCATTATGTATATGTTTTGTCATGTTTTTTAGCAGGTCTACATCACATCAAATTTAGATGCGAGTTCTCGTATACCCTTATATAAGATTGTTTCGATGTGTAATTATCTGATTATCGATTCTTACGACCCTTCACTTAGGTCTATTCGTGTACTTCATGTTGCCACGTAAATCAGAGTATAACGAATCGAGAAACCAAGTGTGCACTTAAGTGTAAAATATAAACAATAAAAATTGTTTTCTTACAAAAATAAAGCGAGTTCATTGTAATGACTTCTCGTCTTAAAGCAACTTTTGTCCATGAACAATAAATTTACATTTTTGATAGATAGagaatgttacatatatatatgtcattatcAATCGCGTAAGATGTCGTTTGTTTTTTTAGTCCGCACACCTTATTATGTAGTAAACGTTTTTATTGCAGACTGCTTGTTTTTTGAAGACATAAGATAAATTAATGTGTTATTCTGTTTGCGAGATAATCTCGCGGACTTCAAAATGTGCCTTTAAGTGTTACAGACAGTATTAtgttattttgcagacataaaaacaaacaatcTTCAGTATACAGACCTTTAGATCACGTCTTCTTTACAGACCTTTATATcacatcttctttacagacatggTGCGTAGATTACAATAAGTTGATGCTCCTTAGAGAGCTAGAAATTAAATTGAACTCTAAAATGAAAATCAACAATGAGGAAGTTGTAACTAAAGAAACATATTTCATTTACACGGCTGCAAGCCTGTAACTAAAGAAGCGTGTTCGAGTTTACAAAATACAAGGATACGAAGAACagcaagaagaagaaaaataatgtATGTGTTAAAGATTTTTCGCAACATAGAAAAGGTAGCTATCTGAAATAATTTATTCTTCTCTCGTAAACCTTCATTACTAAATATTTAATAAGATATGGAAAAAGACTTGAAAGAAATCGTTTTTCTCAAGTTTTCACAAGAGAAATAGTCAATTTGATTTACCTTATAAAGAGACGGGTGATGGCACAATGGTGTTGCTTTACGGATCAACAAGCAAGTTCAAATTATCGTGATAATGAGATCACATATAAGGATTTATAAAAGtcgtcattatcattatcaattaaacTATAAAAGAGTGTCTATAATAAAGCATACCAAATTTCAGCTTTAACAACACCAAA
This genomic window from Rutidosis leptorrhynchoides isolate AG116_Rl617_1_P2 chromosome 2, CSIRO_AGI_Rlap_v1, whole genome shotgun sequence contains:
- the LOC139893877 gene encoding biotin carboxyl carrier protein of acetyl-CoA carboxylase 1, chloroplastic-like isoform X2 codes for the protein MSSSFSVPCPKTCALIAPNLNPNKRNHRNTSVVLFHSDLKPNFSLVSKPSSSIQSLQNGAVKVSAKLDEVAHEKSSKDKSDESSKISSKDTVPDIASFSAFMNQVAGLVELVDSRDIMELQLKQDDYEVVIRKKEALPPPPAPPMMVMQSSQPQAMFHSQPAPPQAAAPPSAAAPSASPPTLPAASKPKSSHPPLKCPMAGTFYRAPAPGAPPFVKVGDKVQKGQVICIIEAMKLMNEIEADQSGTIVDIIAEDGKPVSLDTPLLVIEP
- the LOC139893877 gene encoding biotin carboxyl carrier protein of acetyl-CoA carboxylase 1, chloroplastic-like isoform X1, with amino-acid sequence MSSSFSVPCPKTCALIAPNLNPNKRNHRNTSVVLFHSDLKPNFSLVSKPSSSIQSLQRNQNGAVKVSAKLDEVAHEKSSKDKSDESSKISSKDTVPDIASFSAFMNQVAGLVELVDSRDIMELQLKQDDYEVVIRKKEALPPPPAPPMMVMQSSQPQAMFHSQPAPPQAAAPPSAAAPSASPPTLPAASKPKSSHPPLKCPMAGTFYRAPAPGAPPFVKVGDKVQKGQVICIIEAMKLMNEIEADQSGTIVDIIAEDGKPVSLDTPLLVIEP